Proteins from a single region of Sandaracinaceae bacterium:
- a CDS encoding RNA polymerase sigma factor — protein sequence MTSRDSACVTTTAPLRPVDGLVVRLQQAEPAAIGEAYDMHGPSVLAFARRLVGDADAAQDLVQDTFMTLPKVVGRFEGRSSLRSFLISIAVNHARHHVRAASRRRAAMERYAREPRGGSVSPEDDALRADLADALTCALDKLSLDQRVAFVLCEVEERSAKEAGEIAGAPEATMRTRVFHAKKKLREALARSAREGGLR from the coding sequence ATGACCAGCAGAGACAGCGCCTGCGTGACCACCACCGCCCCCCTTCGACCTGTCGATGGCCTCGTCGTGCGCCTCCAGCAGGCCGAGCCCGCAGCCATCGGCGAGGCCTACGACATGCACGGGCCGAGCGTGCTGGCCTTCGCGCGGCGACTCGTGGGAGACGCGGACGCGGCCCAGGACCTGGTGCAGGACACGTTCATGACCCTGCCCAAGGTGGTCGGCCGGTTCGAGGGTCGCAGCTCGCTGCGCTCCTTCCTGATCTCCATCGCGGTCAACCACGCGCGGCACCACGTGCGCGCCGCCAGTCGAAGGCGTGCGGCGATGGAGCGCTACGCCCGCGAGCCCCGTGGCGGGAGCGTCTCGCCGGAAGACGACGCGCTGCGCGCCGACCTGGCGGACGCGCTGACGTGCGCGCTCGACAAGCTGTCGCTCGACCAGCGCGTGGCCTTCGTGTTGTGCGAGGTGGAGGAGCGCAGCGCGAAGGAGGCAGGTGAGATCGCGGGCGCTCCCGAAGCCACGATGCGCACCCGGGTCTTCCACGCGAAGAAGAAGCTGCGTGAGGCGCTGGCGCGGAGCGCGCGCGAAGGGGGGCTGCGATGA
- a CDS encoding energy transducer TonB, whose protein sequence is MTMRSYDAALRFGARGEGLGAFGAGLLAGALHLGLGLLSLAIPETPPAQAQPRAALDVELMRVRPTRPPAPVPTPALPEPPPEAESQPPPPAVRAPARARTAPPSTAPQAEAPPAARAGSLLTAAPDAPTQAAPVRFVTDASGASYGHGVVARGGTADHGAQGARAGGTDAAAAPAASPAPGGDGITPASQLSRPPRLDDPDACRGHFPASSTSDQGVVVVLVVVRPDGGVGRVGVLRETPEGEGFGAGARRCLAGRRFTPGLDAAGTPTTAAARVTLRFSR, encoded by the coding sequence GTGACCATGCGCAGCTACGACGCGGCGCTGCGCTTCGGCGCGCGTGGTGAGGGCTTGGGGGCCTTCGGCGCGGGGCTCCTGGCCGGGGCGCTGCATCTGGGTCTCGGTCTACTGTCGCTCGCGATTCCGGAGACCCCCCCCGCGCAAGCTCAGCCACGAGCCGCGCTGGACGTCGAGCTGATGCGGGTGAGACCAACACGGCCTCCAGCGCCGGTGCCCACGCCCGCCCTACCCGAGCCTCCCCCGGAAGCGGAGAGCCAGCCGCCGCCTCCCGCCGTGCGTGCCCCTGCTCGCGCCAGGACCGCCCCGCCGTCCACGGCGCCCCAAGCGGAGGCCCCGCCAGCGGCGCGCGCGGGGTCGCTGCTCACGGCCGCCCCCGACGCTCCGACACAGGCCGCTCCGGTCCGCTTCGTGACCGACGCGAGCGGGGCCAGCTACGGCCACGGTGTCGTCGCGCGGGGCGGCACGGCCGACCACGGTGCGCAAGGCGCCCGGGCGGGAGGAACCGACGCAGCCGCGGCGCCCGCCGCCTCCCCCGCCCCTGGTGGGGACGGCATCACACCAGCCTCGCAGCTCAGCCGACCGCCCCGCCTCGACGACCCCGACGCCTGTCGAGGACACTTCCCCGCTAGCAGCACGAGCGACCAGGGCGTCGTGGTCGTGCTGGTGGTGGTGCGCCCAGACGGTGGGGTCGGCCGCGTAGGCGTCCTCCGTGAGACCCCCGAGGGCGAGGGCTTCGGGGCCGGGGCGCGCCGCTGCCTCGCCGGACGTCGGTTCACCCCGGGGCTCGACGCGGCCGGCACGCCCACGACCGCCGCCGCGCGCGTGACGCTGCGCTTCAGCCGGTGA
- a CDS encoding biopolymer transporter ExbD — protein sequence MAAGKLTGDDGIHEINVTPLVDVTLVLLVIFMVTAKMMSPPALPLDLPQAATGDETQTVLVVGIDASGRVTADGALLADDDALRALATERLAQEPELRTVLQASASASHGDVVHVLDALRGVGVVRVGFAVDPAP from the coding sequence ATGGCTGCCGGAAAGCTCACGGGAGACGATGGCATCCACGAGATCAACGTGACGCCGCTCGTGGACGTCACCCTCGTGCTGCTGGTCATCTTCATGGTCACGGCGAAGATGATGTCCCCACCCGCGCTGCCGCTCGACCTGCCGCAGGCAGCGACCGGGGACGAGACGCAGACCGTGCTGGTGGTGGGCATCGACGCGTCAGGACGCGTGACAGCAGACGGCGCGCTCCTGGCCGACGACGACGCACTGCGCGCCTTGGCGACGGAGCGGCTGGCACAGGAACCCGAGCTGCGGACGGTGCTCCAGGCGTCGGCGAGCGCCAGCCATGGGGACGTGGTGCACGTGCTCGACGCGCTGCGGGGCGTCGGCGTGGTGCGCGTCGGCTTCGCGGTGGACCCCGCGCCGTGA
- a CDS encoding MotA/TolQ/ExbB proton channel family protein: MDVVNETKSLLLAMGASPIMWFMIFLSLASITVMVERAWFFHSITEDIELIARRLSALLDARDYEGARALMRSSSSAEAAVVLAGLLDAGRGVRAAREAMAGAEALQRKRLERRLGYLGTLGSNAPFVGLFGTVVGVVMAFEELGVGDGSTANAAVMASIAEALVATAIGLAVAIPAIAAYNGFQRRIKGIAYDTDALAHVLLAHLEGEAGASEVPRDALPQRAPRARDTPDTEELGRVRASLVEVS; encoded by the coding sequence ATGGACGTCGTCAACGAGACCAAGTCGCTCCTGCTGGCCATGGGCGCATCGCCGATCATGTGGTTCATGATCTTCCTCTCTCTCGCGAGCATCACGGTGATGGTGGAGCGCGCGTGGTTCTTCCACTCCATCACGGAGGACATCGAGCTCATCGCGCGACGTCTGAGCGCGTTGCTGGACGCGCGCGACTACGAGGGCGCGCGCGCGCTGATGCGCTCGTCCTCTTCCGCCGAGGCAGCTGTCGTGCTGGCCGGGCTGCTCGACGCCGGGCGCGGCGTGCGTGCCGCGCGTGAGGCGATGGCGGGCGCCGAGGCGCTGCAGCGAAAGCGCCTCGAGCGGCGCCTGGGCTACCTGGGCACCCTCGGGAGCAACGCTCCTTTCGTGGGCCTCTTCGGGACCGTGGTCGGGGTCGTGATGGCCTTCGAAGAGCTGGGCGTCGGGGACGGGTCGACAGCCAATGCGGCCGTCATGGCGAGCATCGCCGAGGCGCTCGTCGCGACCGCCATCGGGCTCGCGGTGGCCATCCCGGCCATCGCCGCCTACAACGGCTTCCAGCGGCGCATCAAGGGCATCGCCTACGACACCGACGCGCTCGCGCACGTGCTGCTCGCGCACCTCGAGGGCGAAGCCGGCGCGAGCGAGGTGCCCCGCGACGCACTACCGCAGCGCGCCCCACGGGCACGAGACACGCCCGATACGGAAGAGCTCGGCCGGGTCCGTGCTTCGCTCGTGGAGGTGTCGTGA
- a CDS encoding TonB-dependent receptor — translation MNDPTKDSPTRRLLVSAVSLAALLVAPIASADSPAPVLVPPRLLEAVDPEITDEQRTTLTVPSVLLELQLDTEGAVADARVLEGSGVAEVDASVLAAAARLRFEPATQDGVPIPAVIAFRFSLLPALPPSPEAGEPARSPGESASTGPSTTTDPASTTAPGAPQTSATASAARATSVPDDLEVADIEVEVRGEAPPREATRHAIEGVEVRRIPGTNGDALRAIETMPGVARPPGFEGLLVVRGSAPQDTQVFVDGALIPLAYHFGGISSVVPSELLERLEFRPGNFGSEYGRGMGGVVSLDLRSPRREGFAGIVQVDALDARFVVEGALGERTRFMLAGRRSWVDAWLGRVFEGSGTRVRTAPVYWDWQAILEHDVNARTTVRLMFIGADDRIALIVDAPDAQDPEFGGALSGRTAFTRLQLRVDSRLREGLRWTQAITFGTEALSLRVGDNYALADTYTLQGRSEVRASLGRAATVVGGLDVLWASYDVSLRLAPYPTANETPGPNFGRPARVVEAQPRTFRPGAYAQLELTPTPGLRLMPGVRVDYAQDNGRVTVDPRFALRWDVVSAPRRTTLKAAAGLYHQPPQPVESLLDRAFTVRSSASTHLSLGVEQQLTSHFDVSLEGFWKRFDDLPVARGADTDSVIGVRFDNAGEGRAYGGELMLRYRPGGGPFFGWLAYTLSRSERRDGSHGPYETMEWDQTHIVSAVGSVDLGRGWSLGGRFRFVTGAPHTPYVGGVVDLDAGAYEPVTDQAAFSGRLASFHQLDLRVDKTWTFEAMRLTAYLDIRNVYNRSNPEGIHYNFDYTQSAPMAGLPFLPVIGLRGEL, via the coding sequence ATGAACGACCCCACGAAAGATTCGCCCACGCGGCGCTTGCTGGTGAGCGCCGTGAGCCTCGCCGCGCTGCTCGTCGCGCCCATCGCGTCCGCCGACAGCCCCGCGCCAGTGCTCGTCCCTCCGCGCCTACTCGAGGCCGTCGACCCCGAGATCACGGACGAGCAGCGCACGACGCTGACGGTGCCGAGCGTGCTGCTCGAGCTGCAGCTCGACACCGAAGGCGCCGTCGCCGACGCGCGCGTACTCGAAGGTTCCGGCGTCGCGGAAGTGGACGCGTCGGTGCTGGCCGCGGCGGCGCGGCTGCGCTTCGAGCCCGCGACCCAAGATGGCGTGCCCATCCCCGCGGTGATCGCGTTCCGATTCTCGCTGCTGCCCGCCCTCCCACCGTCTCCCGAGGCTGGCGAACCCGCCCGGTCGCCAGGCGAATCCGCGTCGACGGGCCCATCGACCACGACCGACCCTGCCTCCACCACCGCACCCGGCGCGCCGCAGACCTCCGCGACGGCGTCAGCCGCGCGGGCGACCTCGGTGCCCGACGACCTCGAGGTGGCCGACATCGAGGTCGAGGTCCGCGGCGAGGCCCCTCCTCGTGAGGCGACCCGTCACGCCATCGAGGGGGTCGAGGTCCGACGCATCCCAGGTACGAACGGCGACGCCCTGCGCGCGATCGAGACCATGCCCGGCGTGGCGCGCCCCCCGGGCTTCGAAGGGCTCCTCGTGGTACGCGGGTCGGCTCCCCAAGACACCCAGGTGTTCGTGGACGGTGCGTTGATCCCGCTCGCCTACCACTTCGGCGGCATCTCGTCCGTGGTCCCCTCGGAGCTCCTCGAGCGCCTCGAGTTCCGCCCTGGCAACTTCGGGAGCGAATACGGTCGTGGGATGGGCGGCGTCGTCTCGCTCGACCTGCGCTCGCCGCGGCGTGAGGGGTTTGCAGGCATCGTGCAGGTGGACGCGCTCGACGCGCGCTTCGTCGTGGAAGGCGCGCTGGGCGAGCGCACCCGCTTCATGCTCGCCGGACGACGATCGTGGGTGGACGCGTGGCTCGGGCGGGTGTTCGAGGGGAGCGGGACGCGTGTGCGCACCGCGCCCGTCTACTGGGACTGGCAGGCGATCCTCGAGCACGACGTCAACGCGCGCACCACGGTGCGGCTCATGTTCATCGGCGCGGACGACCGCATCGCGCTGATCGTCGACGCCCCCGACGCGCAGGACCCCGAGTTCGGCGGTGCGCTCTCGGGTCGCACGGCCTTCACGCGTCTCCAGCTGCGCGTCGACTCGCGTCTGCGTGAGGGGCTGCGCTGGACGCAGGCGATCACCTTCGGGACCGAGGCGCTCAGCCTGCGGGTGGGCGACAACTACGCGCTCGCGGACACGTACACGCTGCAGGGGCGCTCGGAGGTGCGCGCCTCGCTCGGGCGCGCCGCCACGGTCGTCGGTGGGCTCGACGTCCTGTGGGCCAGCTACGACGTCTCCCTGCGCCTCGCGCCTTATCCGACGGCCAACGAGACCCCGGGCCCCAACTTCGGGCGACCGGCCCGGGTCGTCGAGGCGCAGCCCCGCACCTTCCGACCAGGTGCTTACGCACAGCTGGAGCTCACCCCCACGCCCGGGCTGCGCCTGATGCCCGGGGTGCGCGTGGACTACGCGCAGGACAACGGCCGCGTCACGGTGGACCCGCGCTTTGCTCTGCGCTGGGACGTCGTGAGCGCCCCGCGACGCACCACGCTCAAGGCCGCCGCCGGCCTCTATCATCAACCTCCGCAGCCGGTTGAGAGCTTGCTCGACCGTGCGTTCACGGTGCGCAGCAGCGCGTCCACGCACCTCAGCCTGGGCGTCGAGCAGCAGCTCACCTCGCACTTCGACGTCTCGCTCGAGGGGTTCTGGAAGCGCTTCGACGACCTGCCCGTCGCCCGCGGCGCGGACACGGACAGCGTGATCGGCGTGCGCTTCGACAACGCGGGCGAGGGGCGCGCCTATGGCGGCGAGCTGATGCTGCGCTACCGCCCCGGGGGAGGACCCTTCTTCGGCTGGCTCGCGTACACGTTGTCGCGCAGCGAGCGGCGCGACGGGAGCCACGGTCCGTACGAGACGATGGAGTGGGACCAGACGCACATCGTCAGCGCGGTGGGGAGCGTGGACCTCGGGCGCGGCTGGTCGCTGGGCGGGCGCTTTCGCTTCGTCACGGGCGCCCCACACACCCCGTACGTGGGCGGCGTGGTCGACCTCGACGCCGGCGCCTACGAGCCGGTCACGGACCAGGCTGCGTTCTCGGGGCGGCTCGCGTCGTT